In Carassius gibelio isolate Cgi1373 ecotype wild population from Czech Republic chromosome B20, carGib1.2-hapl.c, whole genome shotgun sequence, the following are encoded in one genomic region:
- the LOC127984490 gene encoding zinc finger protein 395-like, with protein sequence MAAVGSRAGLDTICTDGQDELVYMQCCGQGEGVGVQKKLKAGTEWSADGNAQQTNHLSFPRSSGVDLLYRSPESVEMDEIMAAMVLTSLSCSPVVQSPPQRDLLPGDMECCGGELSDSGSSGYWSWDHGNVSPAPSPSVTEMDRSLGQPTDEGLHMELDQAACEEPEARRCKSLSRGAYRCLWPGCGKVLTSRVGMKRHIRILHLGGGSEQSHREEDFYYTEVSSEDEETAPPSPAPSFSSGAWTSCSSTQSQSTPGPQDAPVQSSPLSQSAPSSVWQIHTEHLYQACASIQVTVSPGSPTFCNWTPTGDVQQKPQIPASRSRSVSVGEQWLQRNSAPTRSQTMSASPSRGHCSFRKGRGEAKKCRKVYGVERRDQWCTACRWKKACQRFPD encoded by the exons ATGGCAGCGGTGGGATCCAGAGCAGGACTAGACACGATATGCACAGATGGCCAGGACGAATTG GTCTACATGCAGTGTTGTGGTCAGGGAGAAGGGGTGGGTGTGCAGAAGAAGCTGAAAGCAGGGACAGAGTGGTCAGCTGATGGAAACGCACAGCAAACAAACCATTTATCCTTCCCACGGTCTTCCGGTGTGGACTTACTATACAG AAGTCCTGAGTCAGTGGAGATGGATGAGATCATGGCTGCAATGGTTCTCACCAGTCTGTCCTGCAGTCCAGTGGTCCAAAGCCCCCCGCAGAGGGACCTCCTACCAG GCGACATGGAGTGTTGTGGAGGTGAGCTGTCTGACAGCGGCAGCAGTGGTTACTGGAGCTGGGACCATGGCAATGTCAGCCCAGCCCCTTCTCCATCGGTCACTGAGATGGACAGGAGCCTGGGCCAACCAACAGATGAAGGACTGCACATGGAGCTGGACCAAGCCGCATGTGAGGAGCCTGAGGCCAGGAGGTGCAAG AGCTTGAGCAGGGGAGCGTACAGGTGTCTGTGGCCTGGCTGCGGGAAAGTGCTGACATCACGGGTTGGAATGAAACGGCACATTCGCATTCTTCACCTGGG TGGGGGCTCAGAGCAGTCCCACAGGGAGGAAGACTTCTACTACACAGAAGTCTCCTCTGAAGATGAGGAAACTGCACCTCCATCTCCAGCTCCATCCTTCTCCAGCGGGGCCTGGACCTCCTGCAGCTCCACACAAAGCCAATCCACCCCAGGACCCCAAGATGCTCCAGTTCAGTCAAGCCCACTCAGCCAATCAGCTCCAAGCAGCGTGTGGCAGATCCACACTGAACATCTCTATCAG GCCTGTGCATCCATTCAGGTGACGGTCTCTCCCGGCTCTCCCACCTTTTGTAACTGGACCCCAACTGGTGACGTCCAGCAGAAACCTCAG ATTCCAGCATCTCGCAGCCGGTCGGTGAGTGTTGGGGAACAGTGGCTACAGAGGAACAGCGCCCCCACCAGATCACAGACCATGAGCGCATCTCCCTCCAGAGGGCACTGTTCATTCAG GAAGGGCCGAGGTGAGGCCAAAAAGTGCCGAAAAGTGTACGGCGTGGAGCGGAGGGACCAATGGTGCACTGCCTGCCGCTGGAAGAAAGCCTGTCAGCGGTTCCcagactaa
- the paqr8 gene encoding membrane progestin receptor beta: protein MSSGVLARLSTLTLSIQQLGQLPHLSHWFPRLPLPQATVLASDMPSLFREPYILSGYRPVHQEWRSYFCSLFQCHNESLNVWTHLLAIPAILLQFSLFAGTWELKLNVASLPLFLYVLSSLTYLSFSVAAHLLQSQSELSHYSLFFIDYVGVAIYQYGCSLGHYFYCSEPSWRHSLVGVVFLPGAAVLAWLSCTSCCYAKFRYHRPYPVRRKICQIIPTSMAYMLDISPIAHRLVTRSWDEPVLVFHALQVVFFMLAALFFSCPVPERFFPGRCDIVGHGHQIFHIFLAMCTMCQLEAMFRDFLVHRQSVVDVHGEHFIMLAGGSFFLLVLCSVLTAALMRGAVQRQLKKKD from the coding sequence ATGTCAAGCGGAGTTTTGGCCCGTCTGAGTACGCTCACTTTGAGTATACAGCAGCTGGGTCAATTACCACACTTGTCGCACTGGTTTCCCCGTCTACCTTTACCTCAAGCCACCGTACTCGCATCTGATATGCCGAGCCTGTTTCGTGAGCCCTATATCTTGTCGGGCTATCGTCCAGTGCATCAGGAATGGCGGAGCTACTTTTGTAGCCTCTTTCAATGCCACAATGAGTCACTCAATGTATGGACACACCTGCTGGCAATTCCTGCCATTCTACTccagttttctttatttgcagGGACATGGGAGCTGAAGCTCAATGTGGCGTCTTTGCCTCTGTTTTTGTACGTGTTGTCGTCACTTACCTACCTCAGTTTCAGCGTGGCTGCCCATCTGCTGCAGTCACAGTCTGAACTGTCCCATTACTCCCTTTTCTTCATAGACTACGTTGGTGTAGCTATTTACCAGTATGGCTGCTCTCTAGGCCACTATTTTTACTGTTCAGAGCCATCATGGAGGCACAGCCTAGTGGGTGTTGTGTTTCTGCCTGGTGCTGCGGTCCTGGCCTGGTTGTCCTGCACCAGCTGCTGCTACGCTAAATTCCGTTACCACCGCCCGTACCCGGTCCGCCGGAAGATCTGCCAGATCATTCCCACCAGCATGGCTTACATGCTCGACATCAGCCCGATTGCACACCGCCTGGTCACTAGATCTTGGGATGAGCCGGTGTTGGTGTTTCATGCCCTACAAGTGGTGTTTTTCATGCTAGCGGCTCTGTTTTTCTCTTGTCCTGTTCCTGAACGCTTCTTTCCAGGGAGATGTGACATTGTCGGCCATGGACATCAGATCTTCCATATCTTCCTGGCTATGTGTACTATGTGCCAGCTGGAAGCAATGTTTAGAGACTTTCTGGTGCATCGGCAGTCTGTTGTAGATGTGCATGGAGAACATTTCATTATGTTGGCTGGAGGATCGTTCTTCTTGTTGGTGCTGTGCAGTGTTCTAACTGCAGCTCTTATGAGAGGAGCTGTGCAAAGGCAACTGAAGAAAAAAGACTGA
- the LOC127983666 gene encoding uncharacterized protein LOC127983666, with amino-acid sequence MDPVEEGLDSRFSGCSSSLQISIVSALFIIIYVTVYSLCTSCFSISESVSPRHLHRREKTNIPSAPQQNKLPESQSVECMPDARDLTDHIYSLVEAQLNEENPYECISEPPLQPPSDKAEGENESPSPAMTKPDHNHSVSAPNKPVNKQAAEQPDALPQHLTNSEQTAVYAAVNWKTKSQKNIAPLFDTDTVVDMSDIAKEAVPPIPDKHF; translated from the exons ATGGATCCTGTTGAGGAGGGTCTGGACAGCAGGTTTTCAGGTTGTTCTTCCTCCCTTCAGATTAGCATTGTGTCAGCCCTCTTCATCATCATTTATGTCACAGTCTACAGCCTTTGTACAAGCTGTTTCAG TATATCTGAAAGTGTTTCGCCCAGGCATTTGCACAGACGAGAGAAAACAAATATTCCATCTGCACCCCAACAAAAT AAACTACCTGAGTCCCAGAGTGTTGAATGTATGCCAGATGCCAGGGATCTGACTGATCATATATACTCACTTGTGGAGGCTCAACTGAATGAGGAAAATCCTTATGAGTGCATTAGTGAGCCTCCATTACAGCCTCCATCTGACAAAGCTGAAGGGGAGAATGAGAGCCCTTCCCCAGCAATGACAAAGCCTGATCATAATCACTCTGTCTCAGCCCCCAACAAACCAGTAAACAAGCAGGCAGCGGAGCAGCCTGATGCTTTACCTCAACATCTGACCAACTCCGAACAGACTGCTGTCTATGCTGCAGTGAACTGGAAAACCAAGAGTCAGAAGAACATAGCACCTCTGTTTGATACAGATACTGTGGTTGATATGAGTGATATTGCTAAGGAGGCTGTCCCTCCTATTCCTGACAAACATTTCTAG